One window of the Amycolatopsis mediterranei genome contains the following:
- a CDS encoding alpha/beta hydrolase encodes MAIPLPVRAQAAASQLAFWLPTPVRRAVAGRPVRIDGQDLALDAQLLLRLQKIARAELVRGSVEQSRALLDAGRHLVSGKPIEPVSVREIAVPTPDGDLPATLYTPVGLPEGSPLLVFFHGGGWVIGTRSSHDNAVRFLAKHAGVRVLSIEYRLAPEFPFPAATEDALAAFEYAVAKAGDLGADPARIAVGGDSAGGNLAAVTAQQAVRRGGPVPAFQLLIYPATDFAQRYRSQDLFAENLFLTDVHMKWFEGHYVPEGTDLTDPRLSPLRADDLSGLPPALIVTAGFDPLRDEGEAYAEKLREAGVEVALRRQEDLIHGFINFTGVGTRFREALAEMAGALRQGLSKVH; translated from the coding sequence ATGGCGATCCCGCTCCCCGTTCGTGCTCAGGCGGCCGCGTCGCAGCTCGCGTTCTGGCTGCCCACGCCGGTGCGGCGGGCGGTCGCCGGGCGGCCCGTCCGCATCGACGGCCAGGACCTCGCGCTCGACGCCCAGCTTCTTCTCCGGCTCCAGAAGATCGCCCGAGCCGAGCTCGTGCGCGGCTCGGTCGAGCAGTCACGCGCGCTGCTCGACGCCGGCAGGCATCTGGTCAGCGGGAAGCCGATCGAGCCCGTTTCGGTGCGGGAAATCGCGGTCCCCACGCCCGATGGCGACCTGCCCGCGACGCTGTACACGCCGGTCGGGCTGCCCGAGGGGTCGCCGCTGCTGGTGTTCTTCCACGGCGGCGGCTGGGTGATCGGCACCCGCTCGAGCCACGACAACGCCGTCCGCTTCCTGGCCAAGCACGCCGGGGTGCGGGTGCTGTCGATCGAATACCGGCTGGCCCCGGAGTTCCCGTTCCCGGCGGCGACGGAAGACGCGCTGGCGGCGTTCGAGTACGCGGTGGCGAAAGCGGGTGATCTGGGCGCCGACCCGGCCCGGATCGCGGTCGGCGGCGACAGCGCGGGCGGCAACCTCGCCGCCGTGACGGCCCAGCAGGCCGTCCGCCGCGGCGGCCCGGTGCCGGCGTTCCAGCTGCTGATCTACCCGGCGACGGACTTCGCGCAGCGTTACCGCTCGCAGGACCTGTTCGCCGAGAACCTGTTCCTGACCGACGTGCACATGAAGTGGTTCGAGGGGCACTACGTGCCCGAAGGAACCGACCTGACCGACCCGCGGCTCTCGCCGTTGCGCGCGGACGACCTGAGCGGCCTGCCGCCGGCCTTGATCGTCACGGCGGGCTTCGACCCGTTGCGCGACGAAGGTGAGGCGTACGCGGAGAAGCTGCGCGAGGCGGGGGTCGAGGTGGCGCTGCGCCGGCAGGAGGACCTGATCCACGGGTTCATCAACTTCACCGGCGTCGGCACCCGCTTCCGGGAAGCGCTGGCGGAGATGGCGGGCGCCCTGCGGCAGGGATTGTCCAAAGTGCACTGA
- a CDS encoding carbamoyltransferase, with the protein MYVLGISRVHDSAAALVRDGEIIAFAEEERFTRVKHDGGFPAEAIKFCLDRGGITLADVDHVAYYWQRWKEGIHAAKVFARYFPGTLDVFRNDNGDEGGKSAGMVDTFKTGGGPGSDDYHVGGAVLAHIKRSYTLAQDVKDAAGWTGPAKFKTHLVDHHRAHAASGYFISPWDESAVLTFDGIGSDGTATYLAHGRGDRIADLRRIKFPHSLGAMYAGVTGYLGFYPTRDEGKIMGLAPLGEDTYVDAFKQLIHLDDDGGFELDLSWFGHHRTGKHVMAKKFTDTFGPARPKTRVTAENPVPQHYCDVAYALQVTLEEAGLHLARWLQRETGSKRLCVAGGVALNSVMNGRILLETPFEDFFAQPAAADDGCALGAALEVSVGKYHRPRPRDGYTYTGPDYTEAEMELALQDAGVQYTRVADIAAHTAAKVAEGRIVGWVQGRMECGPRALGNRSLVADPRDPESKTRMNEKVKHREAFRPFAPSCLAERAGEYFVSGYPSPVMLLVFDVLPDKRAEVPAITHVDGTARVQTVSREDNPLYYRMISEFEKLTGVPMVVNTSFNDNNEPIVASPQDAIACYLKTDVDALALGPFWVEKPQLEEE; encoded by the coding sequence ATGTACGTTCTGGGCATCAGCAGGGTCCACGACTCGGCCGCAGCGCTCGTGCGCGACGGCGAGATCATCGCCTTCGCCGAAGAGGAACGCTTCACCCGCGTCAAGCACGACGGCGGCTTCCCCGCCGAGGCCATCAAGTTCTGCCTCGACCGCGGCGGGATCACCCTCGCCGACGTCGACCACGTCGCCTACTACTGGCAGCGCTGGAAGGAAGGCATCCACGCGGCCAAGGTGTTCGCGCGGTACTTCCCGGGCACCCTGGACGTCTTCCGCAACGACAACGGCGACGAGGGCGGCAAGTCGGCGGGGATGGTGGACACGTTCAAGACCGGCGGTGGCCCGGGCAGCGACGACTACCACGTCGGCGGCGCGGTCCTGGCGCACATCAAGCGGTCCTACACCCTCGCGCAGGACGTCAAGGACGCCGCGGGGTGGACCGGCCCTGCGAAGTTCAAGACGCACCTGGTCGACCACCACCGCGCGCACGCGGCCAGCGGCTACTTCATCTCGCCGTGGGACGAGTCGGCCGTGCTCACGTTCGACGGCATCGGCAGCGACGGCACGGCCACGTACCTCGCGCACGGTCGCGGCGACCGGATCGCCGACCTGCGGCGCATCAAGTTCCCGCACTCCCTCGGCGCGATGTACGCCGGCGTCACCGGTTACCTCGGCTTCTACCCGACTCGCGACGAGGGCAAGATCATGGGACTCGCGCCACTGGGCGAGGACACCTACGTCGATGCGTTCAAGCAGCTGATCCACCTCGACGACGACGGCGGCTTCGAGCTCGACCTGAGCTGGTTCGGCCACCACCGGACCGGCAAGCACGTGATGGCGAAGAAGTTCACCGACACCTTCGGCCCGGCGCGGCCGAAGACCCGGGTGACGGCGGAGAACCCGGTGCCGCAGCACTACTGCGACGTCGCCTACGCCCTCCAGGTGACGCTGGAGGAAGCCGGCCTGCACCTCGCGCGGTGGCTCCAGCGCGAGACCGGCTCGAAGCGGCTGTGCGTGGCCGGCGGCGTCGCGCTGAACAGCGTCATGAACGGCCGGATCCTGCTGGAGACGCCGTTCGAGGACTTCTTCGCCCAGCCCGCGGCCGCCGACGACGGCTGCGCGCTCGGGGCCGCGCTCGAGGTCTCGGTCGGCAAGTACCACCGCCCCCGGCCGCGAGACGGCTACACCTACACCGGTCCGGACTACACCGAGGCCGAGATGGAACTGGCGTTGCAGGACGCCGGAGTCCAGTACACCCGCGTCGCCGACATCGCCGCGCACACGGCCGCGAAGGTGGCGGAGGGGCGCATCGTCGGCTGGGTGCAGGGCCGGATGGAGTGCGGCCCGCGGGCGCTCGGCAACCGCTCCCTCGTCGCCGACCCGCGCGACCCCGAATCGAAGACCCGGATGAACGAGAAGGTCAAGCACCGCGAGGCGTTCCGCCCGTTCGCGCCGTCGTGCCTGGCCGAACGCGCGGGCGAGTACTTCGTCAGCGGCTACCCGTCGCCGGTGATGCTGCTGGTGTTCGACGTCCTGCCGGACAAGCGCGCCGAGGTCCCCGCGATCACCCACGTCGACGGGACCGCGCGGGTGCAGACCGTCAGCCGGGAGGACAATCCGCTGTACTACCGGATGATCAGCGAGTTCGAGAAGCTCACCGGCGTGCCGATGGTGGTCAACACGTCGTTCAACGACAACAACGAGCCGATCGTCGCCAGCCCGCAGGACGCCATCGCCTGCTACCTGAAGACCGACGTCGACGCGCTGGCCCTCGGCCCGTTCTGGGTCGAGAAGCCGCAGCTGGAGGAAGAATGA
- a CDS encoding DHA2 family efflux MFS transporter permease subunit, whose protein sequence is MTQGHPRRWWALGALAVSLLTIGLDLTVLNVAVPTLAVDLGATTTQLQWFGNAYTLALAALLLPAGLLGDRFGPKKLLLGALTAFGLASLWCAHAGSPGELIAARVALGAGAAFLIPLSLSLLNILFPPEERAKALTTWVMAMFAGIPLGPLLGGWLLDHFAWGSVFLINVPMTAVGVVAVLFFLPRTPGSGRGAIDFTGIALSAAGLVALTYGFVHAGEHGWADPVTYGLIGLGAALVAVFCWTQTRVAAPLTDLALFREPRFVWGAVLATVASFALMGLLFVLPQLFQAVQGADALQTGVRLLPLIGGMLVAAKVAERLVAALGVRGVVTGGFVLLAAGLAWGSTTSPSGGYSATVGWELVIGLGTGATLPPLMTMAMGALTEGRSGAGSALIQVLRQVGGTIGVAVLGTVLNGAYRDGVDVGGLPTPVADAVRGSASAAVAVAERLHRPELAASARAAFTDGMAATLWVCAGLGVAGALLALVFLPGRAAAGAQPRESEHDVVAI, encoded by the coding sequence ATGACTCAGGGACATCCACGCAGGTGGTGGGCGCTCGGCGCGCTCGCGGTGAGCCTGCTGACCATCGGCCTCGACCTGACGGTGCTCAACGTCGCCGTGCCGACGCTGGCCGTCGACCTCGGCGCCACGACCACGCAGCTGCAGTGGTTCGGCAACGCCTACACGCTGGCGCTGGCCGCGCTGCTGCTGCCCGCGGGCCTGCTCGGCGACCGGTTCGGGCCGAAGAAACTGCTGCTCGGAGCGCTCACGGCGTTCGGGCTGGCTTCGCTGTGGTGCGCCCACGCCGGATCGCCGGGCGAGCTGATCGCCGCCCGCGTCGCGCTCGGCGCCGGCGCCGCGTTCCTCATCCCGTTGTCGCTCTCGCTGCTGAACATCCTGTTCCCGCCGGAGGAGCGGGCGAAGGCGCTGACGACCTGGGTGATGGCCATGTTCGCCGGCATCCCGCTCGGGCCGCTGCTCGGCGGCTGGCTGCTCGACCACTTCGCGTGGGGCTCGGTGTTCCTCATCAACGTCCCGATGACCGCGGTCGGCGTCGTCGCGGTGCTGTTCTTCCTGCCCCGCACGCCGGGGTCCGGGCGCGGCGCGATCGACTTCACCGGGATCGCGCTCTCGGCGGCCGGGCTGGTCGCGCTCACCTACGGGTTCGTCCACGCCGGCGAGCACGGCTGGGCCGATCCGGTGACGTACGGCCTGATCGGGCTGGGCGCCGCGCTGGTGGCGGTGTTCTGCTGGACGCAGACGCGGGTGGCCGCGCCGCTGACCGACCTCGCGTTGTTCCGCGAGCCGCGGTTCGTCTGGGGCGCGGTGCTGGCCACGGTGGCGTCCTTCGCGCTGATGGGCCTGCTGTTCGTGCTGCCGCAGCTGTTCCAGGCGGTGCAGGGGGCCGACGCGCTGCAGACCGGCGTGCGGCTGCTGCCGCTGATCGGCGGGATGCTGGTGGCGGCGAAGGTCGCCGAGCGGCTGGTCGCCGCCCTGGGCGTGCGCGGGGTCGTCACGGGCGGATTCGTGCTGCTCGCGGCCGGGCTGGCGTGGGGTTCGACGACGTCGCCGTCGGGCGGCTACAGCGCCACCGTCGGCTGGGAGCTGGTGATCGGGCTGGGGACCGGCGCCACGCTCCCGCCGCTGATGACGATGGCCATGGGCGCGCTCACCGAAGGGCGCTCGGGGGCCGGTTCGGCGCTGATCCAGGTGCTGCGCCAGGTCGGCGGCACCATCGGGGTCGCGGTGCTGGGCACGGTGCTCAACGGCGCCTACCGCGACGGCGTCGACGTCGGGGGCCTGCCGACGCCGGTTGCCGACGCGGTGCGCGGCAGCGCCTCGGCCGCGGTCGCCGTCGCGGAGCGGCTGCACCGGCCCGAGCTCGCCGCGTCCGCGCGGGCCGCGTTCACCGACGGCATGGCCGCGACGCTGTGGGTGTGCGCCGGCCTCGGCGTCGCCGGGGCGCTGCTCGCGCTGGTGTTCCTGCCCGGCCGGGCGGCGGCGGGAGCGCAGCCGCGAGAATCGGAGCATGACGTCGTCGCCATCTGA
- a CDS encoding ATP-grasp domain-containing protein produces the protein MTSSNNDPARTLVILGGADGSVSTYERARELGFRTLCVDVRPGAPAVAYADEFLQVSVRAPEQIAAALDGRGDLAGVLSPASDVGLPALAWLTRHWGMPDPLPVAAVEASTDKSVFRALCDDLGLPGYRSVSGRPGPELVNAAQQLRFPALVKPVDSSGSRGVVSCPGPGRLTAAFTESLAFSPSGRLVVEEHLDGSHFTIEALVVGGRIVFHAVTERTLTPPPFFVTSSHLLPAELPADAELQLVEALDLICTELGYRSGPLTLDAVLGRDGRLYLVEMGARMGGNGLAEAIAQCHGADLIAAAIATATGDEVRLELHEPKPTLVHVLASDRGGHLSRVDGAEEVRAMPGVVGLHLFADEGSFIRPYEQAGHKLGYVVLTAGSVPELLTAENAVRGTLKFLLHEQDMAVPLP, from the coding sequence GTGACGAGTTCGAACAACGACCCCGCGAGAACCCTGGTGATCCTGGGGGGCGCGGACGGTTCGGTCAGCACCTACGAGCGCGCGCGGGAACTGGGGTTCCGCACGCTTTGTGTCGACGTCCGGCCCGGTGCGCCGGCGGTGGCGTACGCGGATGAGTTCCTGCAGGTCAGCGTCCGCGCACCGGAGCAGATCGCGGCCGCGCTCGACGGCCGCGGTGACCTCGCCGGCGTGCTGAGCCCGGCCAGCGACGTCGGGCTGCCCGCACTGGCGTGGCTGACCCGGCACTGGGGCATGCCGGACCCGCTGCCCGTGGCCGCGGTCGAAGCGTCGACCGACAAGTCCGTGTTCCGCGCCCTCTGCGATGACCTCGGCCTGCCGGGCTACCGCAGCGTCAGCGGCCGCCCCGGGCCGGAACTGGTCAACGCGGCCCAGCAGCTGCGGTTCCCCGCCCTGGTCAAGCCGGTCGACTCCTCCGGCAGCCGCGGGGTCGTCTCCTGCCCCGGTCCGGGCCGGTTGACCGCGGCGTTCACCGAGTCGCTCGCGTTCTCCCCCTCCGGACGGCTGGTCGTCGAGGAACACCTCGACGGCTCCCACTTCACGATCGAGGCGCTGGTCGTCGGCGGCCGGATCGTCTTCCACGCCGTCACCGAACGAACGCTCACCCCGCCGCCGTTCTTCGTGACGTCGTCGCACCTGCTGCCCGCCGAGCTGCCGGCGGACGCCGAACTCCAGCTGGTCGAGGCCCTCGACCTGATCTGCACGGAGCTCGGCTACCGGAGCGGGCCGCTCACGCTGGACGCCGTGCTGGGCCGGGACGGGCGGCTGTACCTCGTCGAGATGGGCGCGCGCATGGGCGGGAACGGCCTCGCGGAAGCGATCGCGCAGTGCCACGGCGCCGACCTGATCGCCGCCGCGATCGCCACCGCGACCGGCGACGAGGTGCGGCTGGAGCTGCACGAACCGAAGCCGACGCTGGTGCACGTCCTCGCCTCCGACCGCGGCGGGCACCTGTCCCGGGTGGACGGTGCCGAGGAGGTGCGCGCCATGCCCGGAGTGGTCGGGCTCCACCTGTTCGCCGACGAGGGTTCGTTCATCCGGCCGTACGAGCAGGCGGGGCACAAGCTGGGTTACGTCGTGCTCACCGCCGGCTCGGTGCCCGAGCTGCTCACCGCGGAGAACGCCGTGCGCGGCACGCTGAAGTTCCTGCTCCACGAGCAGGACATGGCGGTACCGCTGCCGTGA
- a CDS encoding glutamate decarboxylase, which produces MVLHQGKAGRPDRTAGTNPLYAGANPALAAGFVMPHDKLREDSLPPDTALQLVRDELMLDGNARLNLATFVTTWMEPQARELMAECVDKNMIDKDEYPQTAELERRCVNILADLWHAPDPGDVMGCSTTGSSEACMLAGMALKRRWSKLGRTGKPNLVMGANVQVCWEKFCEYWEVEPRLVPMDGDRYHLTADEAVARCDENTIGVVAILGSTFDGSYEPVAEIAAALDSLEERTGWDIPVHVDGASGAMIAPFLDPHLEWDFRLPRVASINTSGHKYGLVYPGVGWVLWRDKAALPSELVFNVNYLGGDMPTFALNFSRPGAEVAAQYYTFVRLGREGFRAVQQASRDVALHLSSGIASLGPFSLLTRGDQLPVFAFTTRPDVGFDVFDVSRRLRERGWLVPAYTFPENRTDLAVLRIVVRNGFTHDLADLLLADLRRVLPELEQFGGRPKDPAKATAFHH; this is translated from the coding sequence ATGGTCTTGCATCAGGGGAAAGCCGGCCGCCCGGACCGCACGGCGGGGACGAACCCGCTCTACGCCGGAGCGAATCCGGCGCTCGCGGCGGGCTTCGTCATGCCGCACGACAAGCTGCGTGAGGACTCGCTGCCGCCGGACACCGCGCTGCAGCTCGTGCGCGACGAGCTGATGCTCGACGGCAACGCGCGGCTCAACCTCGCCACCTTCGTCACGACGTGGATGGAGCCGCAGGCGCGTGAGCTGATGGCCGAGTGCGTCGACAAGAACATGATCGACAAGGACGAGTACCCGCAGACGGCCGAGCTCGAGCGGCGCTGCGTGAACATCCTGGCCGACCTGTGGCACGCGCCCGACCCGGGCGACGTCATGGGCTGCTCGACGACCGGGTCGTCGGAAGCGTGCATGCTCGCCGGGATGGCGCTGAAGCGGCGCTGGTCCAAGCTCGGGCGCACCGGGAAGCCGAACCTGGTGATGGGCGCGAACGTCCAGGTGTGCTGGGAGAAGTTCTGCGAGTACTGGGAAGTCGAGCCGCGGCTGGTCCCGATGGACGGCGACCGCTACCACCTCACCGCCGACGAAGCCGTGGCGCGCTGCGACGAGAACACCATCGGCGTGGTGGCGATCCTGGGCTCGACGTTCGACGGCAGTTACGAGCCGGTCGCGGAGATCGCCGCGGCCCTGGACTCGCTGGAAGAGCGCACCGGCTGGGACATCCCGGTGCACGTCGACGGCGCTTCGGGCGCGATGATCGCCCCGTTCCTCGACCCGCACCTGGAGTGGGACTTCCGCCTGCCGCGCGTGGCGTCGATCAACACGTCGGGCCACAAGTACGGGCTGGTGTACCCGGGCGTCGGCTGGGTGCTCTGGCGCGACAAGGCCGCGCTGCCGTCCGAGCTGGTGTTCAACGTGAACTACCTCGGCGGCGACATGCCGACGTTCGCGTTGAACTTCTCCCGCCCGGGCGCCGAGGTCGCGGCCCAGTACTACACGTTCGTCCGGCTCGGCCGGGAAGGGTTCCGCGCGGTGCAGCAGGCTTCGCGTGACGTCGCCCTGCACTTGTCGTCCGGGATCGCGTCGCTGGGGCCGTTCTCCTTGCTGACCCGAGGTGATCAGCTGCCGGTGTTCGCGTTCACCACCCGCCCGGACGTCGGCTTCGACGTCTTCGACGTGTCCCGCCGACTGCGTGAGCGCGGGTGGCTGGTCCCGGCGTACACGTTCCCCGAGAACCGGACGGACCTGGCGGTGCTGCGGATCGTGGTCCGCAACGGCTTCACACACGACCTGGCGGATCTGCTGCTGGCGGATTTGCGGCGGGTGCTCCCGGAGCTGGAGCAGTTCGGCGGCCGCCCGAAGGACCCGGCGAAGGCGACCGCGTTCCACCACTAG
- a CDS encoding TIGR03085 family metal-binding protein, whose protein sequence is MGVAADERRALSALFEDLGPDAPTLCEGWTTRDLAAHLVVREHRPDAAPGILVPALAGHTKKVQDRYAAKPWASLVEQVRKGPSKFWPTAIGPLDELTNAAEFLVHHEDVRRAQEGWEPRPADPTRDAAAWRSATQAAKLNLRKSPVGVTLRTKDGREAAVKTGPDPVTVVGDPVDLLLFVFGRDAVTLDFEGDAAAVTKLQAANRGL, encoded by the coding sequence ATGGGTGTCGCTGCTGACGAACGCCGGGCGCTGAGCGCCCTCTTCGAAGACCTCGGGCCGGACGCGCCGACGCTGTGCGAGGGGTGGACCACGCGGGATCTCGCCGCGCACCTGGTCGTGCGCGAGCACCGGCCGGACGCCGCTCCCGGCATTCTCGTGCCCGCCCTCGCCGGGCACACCAAGAAAGTCCAGGACCGGTACGCCGCGAAACCGTGGGCGAGCCTGGTCGAGCAGGTGCGGAAGGGCCCGTCGAAGTTCTGGCCCACCGCGATCGGCCCGCTCGACGAGCTGACCAACGCCGCCGAGTTCCTCGTCCACCACGAGGACGTCCGGCGCGCGCAGGAGGGCTGGGAACCGCGGCCCGCCGACCCCACCCGGGACGCCGCCGCCTGGCGCTCGGCGACGCAGGCGGCGAAGCTCAACCTCCGCAAGTCGCCGGTCGGCGTCACCTTGCGCACGAAAGACGGCCGCGAGGCCGCCGTGAAGACCGGGCCGGACCCGGTCACCGTGGTCGGCGACCCCGTCGACCTGCTGCTGTTCGTGTTCGGCCGCGACGCCGTCACCCTGGACTTCGAGGGCGACGCGGCCGCCGTCACGAAGCTGCAGGCTGCGAACCGCGGACTCTGA
- a CDS encoding glycosyltransferase family 2 protein, producing the protein MTRTFPGPNHSGLSVVIPCFNEVENLEPSYREITNELGHYPLELFYVDDGSSDGSLEVIRSLAAGDPRVRYLSFSRNFGFEAAFSAGYRYATKPWILHVDADQQFPAAEAEKLIAAAEQGNDAVFGVRTNRQDPRLRRWGTAAFHFLGRRVLRIEIPPGATAFRLVRAELARKIVDLRLGTPYFLATVPRLTSRYTCVQVAHRARERGESKVGFGFLASHAIELFVGFTRRLTTAASVTALIAGGLGVLAAGAATFGLLGASATAALLFALLSVLLVVLSLTVRYLVVVGAGQPRPRQFYVREANVVVDADDRLFTSADPAGPRLIDVQLGKGVSA; encoded by the coding sequence ATGACCAGGACTTTCCCTGGACCAAACCACAGTGGACTCAGCGTAGTCATTCCGTGCTTCAACGAAGTCGAAAACCTGGAACCGTCCTATCGGGAAATAACCAACGAACTAGGCCACTATCCGCTGGAACTGTTTTACGTCGACGACGGGAGCAGTGACGGGTCACTGGAAGTGATCCGTTCACTGGCGGCAGGCGATCCGCGCGTGCGCTATTTGTCCTTTTCCCGCAACTTCGGGTTCGAGGCCGCCTTCTCGGCCGGTTACCGGTACGCGACGAAGCCGTGGATCCTGCACGTCGACGCCGACCAGCAGTTCCCCGCCGCCGAGGCGGAGAAGCTGATCGCGGCGGCCGAGCAGGGCAACGACGCGGTGTTCGGCGTCCGCACCAACCGCCAGGACCCGCGGCTGCGACGCTGGGGCACCGCCGCGTTCCACTTCCTCGGCCGGCGCGTGCTGCGCATCGAGATCCCGCCGGGGGCCACGGCGTTCCGGCTGGTCCGCGCCGAGCTGGCCCGGAAAATCGTCGACCTGCGGCTCGGCACGCCGTACTTCCTGGCCACGGTCCCCCGGCTGACCAGCCGGTACACCTGCGTCCAGGTGGCGCACCGGGCCCGGGAGCGCGGCGAGTCGAAGGTGGGCTTCGGCTTCCTGGCTTCGCACGCCATCGAGCTGTTCGTCGGCTTCACCAGAAGACTGACGACGGCGGCGTCCGTGACGGCCCTGATCGCCGGCGGGCTCGGGGTACTGGCCGCCGGCGCGGCCACCTTCGGGCTGCTCGGCGCGAGCGCCACGGCCGCGCTGCTGTTCGCGCTGCTCAGCGTGCTCCTGGTCGTCCTGTCGCTGACCGTGCGCTACCTCGTCGTGGTCGGCGCGGGGCAGCCGCGGCCCCGGCAGTTCTACGTCCGGGAAGCGAACGTCGTCGTGGACGCGGACGACCGGCTCTTCACCTCGGCGGACCCGGCGGGTCCCCGGCTCATCGATGTGCAACTGGGGAAAGGCGTTTCAGCGTGA
- a CDS encoding organic hydroperoxide resistance protein: protein MGQAIYTAVATARGDGRNGEVTSSDGVIDESLAIPKEMGGPGGDKTNPEQLFAAGYSACFHSALQLVARQAKVPLNGSTVTAEVSVLKQEVGFGLGVALNVSLPGLDQAQADQLVEQAHQVCPYSNATRGNIEVALSATV from the coding sequence ATGGGTCAGGCGATCTACACCGCGGTGGCAACGGCGCGCGGCGACGGCCGCAACGGCGAAGTGACGTCGTCCGACGGTGTCATCGACGAGTCGCTGGCCATCCCGAAGGAGATGGGCGGCCCCGGCGGGGACAAGACCAACCCCGAGCAGCTGTTCGCCGCCGGCTACTCGGCCTGCTTCCACAGCGCTCTGCAGCTGGTCGCCCGCCAGGCGAAGGTGCCGCTGAACGGCTCCACGGTGACCGCGGAGGTCAGCGTGCTCAAGCAGGAGGTCGGGTTCGGCCTCGGCGTCGCGCTGAACGTCTCGCTGCCGGGCCTCGACCAGGCCCAGGCCGACCAGCTGGTCGAGCAGGCGCACCAGGTGTGCCCCTACTCCAACGCGACCCGCGGCAACATCGAGGTCGCGCTCTCCGCCACCGTCTGA
- a CDS encoding TetR family transcriptional regulator, producing MTSSPSEPTGLRERKKARTRAAIQRHALRLFHEQGYSATTVDQIAAAAEISPSTFFRYFPTKEATVLYDPFDPVLIEAALAQSSQLSPIGALRATMDFIREQIPADAWQDERRRQLLVFREPELRSAVMDKFAEGIDLLAGFAAQRTGRHADDFEARNWAGAVVGVVMAAFVGAAADPDADPLVIVDQAFAHLEAGLPL from the coding sequence ATGACGTCGTCGCCATCTGAGCCCACGGGACTGCGGGAGCGGAAGAAGGCCAGGACGCGTGCCGCGATCCAGCGGCACGCGTTGCGGCTGTTCCACGAACAGGGCTACAGCGCCACGACGGTCGACCAGATCGCGGCCGCGGCGGAGATCTCGCCCAGCACCTTCTTCCGGTACTTCCCGACGAAGGAGGCGACGGTGCTCTACGACCCGTTCGACCCGGTGCTCATCGAGGCCGCGCTGGCGCAATCGTCCCAGCTCAGCCCCATCGGCGCGCTGCGGGCGACGATGGACTTCATCCGCGAGCAGATCCCCGCCGACGCGTGGCAGGACGAGCGCCGGCGGCAGCTGCTGGTGTTCCGGGAGCCGGAGCTGCGCAGCGCGGTGATGGACAAGTTCGCCGAGGGCATCGACCTGCTGGCCGGGTTCGCCGCCCAGCGGACCGGGCGGCACGCGGACGACTTTGAGGCTCGCAACTGGGCGGGCGCGGTGGTCGGCGTGGTGATGGCTGCGTTCGTCGGCGCGGCGGCGGACCCCGACGCCGACCCGCTGGTGATCGTGGATCAGGCCTTCGCCCATCTGGAGGCGGGCCTGCCGTTGTGA
- a CDS encoding Dps family protein, with protein MSKSPIKSPLSEADKEITGNALQATLVDLVDLSLIAKQAHWNVVGSNFRSAHLQLDELVNTARQYVDEVAERANAIGISPNGKAKTVVESSGVPEYPDNWQSVEATVAAIVDILAALIERLRQRIDETDKSDLVTQDLLIEITRALEEAHWMWQAQQA; from the coding sequence ATGAGCAAGTCTCCGATCAAGAGCCCGCTTTCCGAGGCCGACAAGGAGATCACCGGCAACGCCCTCCAGGCGACGCTGGTCGACCTGGTCGACCTGTCCCTCATCGCCAAGCAGGCGCACTGGAACGTCGTCGGCTCGAACTTCCGCAGTGCGCACCTGCAGCTCGACGAGCTCGTGAACACCGCGCGCCAGTACGTCGACGAGGTCGCCGAGCGCGCCAACGCCATCGGCATCTCGCCGAACGGCAAGGCGAAGACCGTCGTCGAGAGCTCGGGCGTGCCCGAGTACCCGGACAACTGGCAGTCGGTCGAGGCCACGGTCGCCGCGATCGTCGACATCCTGGCCGCGCTCATCGAGCGGCTGCGCCAGCGCATCGACGAGACCGACAAGAGCGACCTCGTCACGCAGGACCTGCTGATCGAGATCACCCGGGCGCTGGAAGAGGCGCACTGGATGTGGCAGGCCCAGCAGGCCTGA